Part of the Candidatus Methylomirabilota bacterium genome is shown below.
AGTCGAAGGGGTTCTGATACTGAGCTGACGGACGCGGAGGTCCGAGAGCTCTGCGCTGCGGCGCGCGCTCAGGGCAAGCACGTAAGGGTTGTCCTGAATACGATGCCGAACTCAGTAGAAGTCCCGCTGCTTTTGAAGAAGGTTGACATGTACACCGGGTGGGGTGTGTCCGGATTCATGATCAGCGACATCGGCTCGATGGTTCAGGTGCGGTCGCACTTCCCCGACGTCACCATCCATGTGAGTGTGGGGGCCGGACTGAGCAACGCGCTCGAGGTGAGGTTTTACCACGAACTGGGGGCCAGCGTTGTCATTCTCCCGTACCGAATGGGGATCGAGGATGTCAGGGCCATCAAGCGATCCCTCGACGTCGGTCTGGAAGTCTTCCTGTTCAGGACCGAAAATCTGGACGGGATCGTCTGTCCGGGTAAGTGTACGATGAGCAGCTATTTCAGCTCCAACCGGTGGCTTGATAACGAGGGGAAGGATTACTTTTACGGCAGCGCGAACCGGGGCGGTGATTGCTTGCGAGTTTGCC
Proteins encoded:
- a CDS encoding U32 family peptidase, translating into MAKLMAPGGTRRMAFSVLEAGADTVYVGVRGWSRRGSDTELTDAEVRELCAAARAQGKHVRVVLNTMPNSVEVPLLLKKVDMYTGWGVSGFMISDIGSMVQVRSHFPDVTIHVSVGAGLSNALEVRFYHELGASVVILPYRMGIEDVRAIKRSLDVGLEVFLFRTENLDGIVCPGKCTMSSYFSSNRWLDNEGKDYFYGSANRGGDCLRVCQVGWEATVDDREIDGKFGLKGNPLLWLQELSDYIQAGVDYFKVPGRDRSDDLVCDIVRFYRKVVDDLQAFPSDEVTAHYAPELQELKKRWASERRRRDDRLVARAKA